A genomic stretch from Kogia breviceps isolate mKogBre1 chromosome 1, mKogBre1 haplotype 1, whole genome shotgun sequence includes:
- the AKIRIN1 gene encoding akirin-1 isoform X1, with protein sequence MACGATLKRPMEFEAALLSPGSPKRRRCAPLPGPTPGLRPPDAEPPPLLLQTQTPPPTLQQPAPPGSERRLPTPEQIFQNIKQEYSRYQRWRHLEVVLNQSEACTSESQPHSSALTAPSSPGSSWMKKDQPTFTLRQVGIICERLLKDYEDKIREEYEQILNTKLAEQYESFVKFTHDQIMRRYGTRPTSCKYCQVFH encoded by the exons ATGGCGTGCGGGGCGACGTTGAAGCGGCCCATGGAGTTCGAGGCGGCGCTGCTGAGCCCCGGCTCCCCGAAGCGGCGGCGCTGCGCCCCTCTGCCCGGCCCCACTCCGGGCCTCAGGCCCCCGGACGCCgagccgccgccgctgctgcttCAGACGCAGACCCCACCGCCGACTCTGCAgcagcccgccccgcccggcaGCGAGCGGCGCCTTCCAACCCCGG agCAAATTTTTCAGAACATAAAACAAGAATATAGTCGTTATCAGAGGTGGAGACATTTAGAAGTTGTTCTTAATCAGAGTGAAGCTTGTACTTCGGAAAGTCAGCCTCACTCCTCAGCACTCACAGCACCTAGTTCGCCAG GTTCCTCCTGGATGAAGAAGGACCAACCCACCTTTACCCTCCGACAAGTTGGAATAATATGTGAGCGTCTCTTAAAAGACTATGAAGATAAAATTCGGGAGGAATATGAGCAAATCCTCAATACCAAACTAGCAG AACAATATGAATCTTTTGTGAAATTCACACATGATCAGATTATGCGACGATATGGGACAAGGCCAACAAGCTGTAAGTATTGCCAAGtttttcattga
- the AKIRIN1 gene encoding akirin-1 isoform X2 — MACGATLKRPMEFEAALLSPGSPKRRRCAPLPGPTPGLRPPDAEPPPLLLQTQTPPPTLQQPAPPGSERRLPTPEQIFQNIKQEYSRYQRWRHLEVVLNQSEACTSESQPHSSALTAPSSPGSSWMKKDQPTFTLRQVGIICERLLKDYEDKIREEYEQILNTKLAEQYESFVKFTHDQIMRRYGTRPTSYVS, encoded by the exons ATGGCGTGCGGGGCGACGTTGAAGCGGCCCATGGAGTTCGAGGCGGCGCTGCTGAGCCCCGGCTCCCCGAAGCGGCGGCGCTGCGCCCCTCTGCCCGGCCCCACTCCGGGCCTCAGGCCCCCGGACGCCgagccgccgccgctgctgcttCAGACGCAGACCCCACCGCCGACTCTGCAgcagcccgccccgcccggcaGCGAGCGGCGCCTTCCAACCCCGG agCAAATTTTTCAGAACATAAAACAAGAATATAGTCGTTATCAGAGGTGGAGACATTTAGAAGTTGTTCTTAATCAGAGTGAAGCTTGTACTTCGGAAAGTCAGCCTCACTCCTCAGCACTCACAGCACCTAGTTCGCCAG GTTCCTCCTGGATGAAGAAGGACCAACCCACCTTTACCCTCCGACAAGTTGGAATAATATGTGAGCGTCTCTTAAAAGACTATGAAGATAAAATTCGGGAGGAATATGAGCAAATCCTCAATACCAAACTAGCAG AACAATATGAATCTTTTGTGAAATTCACACATGATCAGATTATGCGACGATATGGGACAAGGCCAACAAGCT ATGTGTCCTGA